Proteins encoded within one genomic window of Pirellulales bacterium:
- a CDS encoding PEGA domain-containing protein — translation MPPASHWCPGACPRAVIASHLIRCLAPRLPAGIARWLWLAALLLAASQTGCVQRRLTIRTDPPGALVYVDHIQIGTTPCSSYFTYYGKRRIRIVKDGYETLTVDHRFLPPWYQIPPLDFVSDNFVPFEMRDERSLTFKMTPQRLTPIDQLLERAENLRMGSRIDISNPPVAAPATVLPSQQSLPPAMPAGAVPAGAVPLPTPPPR, via the coding sequence ATGCCCCCCGCGTCCCATTGGTGCCCTGGTGCTTGCCCTCGCGCCGTGATTGCCAGCCATCTAATTCGGTGTCTTGCGCCGCGTCTGCCGGCTGGCATTGCGCGCTGGCTGTGGCTGGCCGCGCTGCTGTTGGCGGCATCGCAGACTGGTTGTGTGCAGCGCCGGTTGACCATTCGCACCGATCCGCCGGGCGCCTTGGTCTATGTGGACCATATCCAAATTGGCACGACGCCGTGTTCGAGCTATTTCACCTATTACGGCAAGCGACGGATTCGCATCGTCAAGGATGGCTACGAAACGTTGACGGTCGATCACCGCTTTTTGCCGCCGTGGTATCAGATACCGCCCCTCGATTTTGTGAGCGACAACTTTGTGCCGTTCGAAATGCGCGACGAGCGATCGCTGACCTTTAAGATGACCCCGCAGCGATTGACCCCCATCGATCAACTGCTCGAGCGGGCCGAGAACCTGCGGATGGGCAGCCGCATCGATATCAGCAACCCGCCGGTCGCCGCCCCGGCCACGGTGCTCCCCAGTCAACAATCTTTGCCGCCAGCAATGCCCGCCGGCGCAGTGCCAGCCGGCGCAGTGCCGCTGCCGACCCCGCCCCCGCGCTGA
- a CDS encoding efflux RND transporter periplasmic adaptor subunit — MSTVTQQDWPSPGHSAPAPRQPGRLRAWLGRIGTTGAVLLLLGGLAAVGHFSDWQLPKFSELMSGGAAQPEMWCTTHNVSEAACIECNPALAPVGKWHGWCKEHGVAECPLEHPEVAQLAATPTITPADLERARRALDTRPRAENSSRCLTHQRRIQFASVEAMEKAGVDIAVVEERPLVEAISANGEVVYDADREAHLASRSNGTVWRVEKQVGDPVRRGDILALIDASEVGRYKADLLEALPQLRLQQSHVDRLTPLSREGAVPGKQLREAEAALEAAKISILSAQQALVNLGLSIDAKDLVNLPAEEVARQIQFLGLPSFVVASIDTNTTTSNLLPVVAPLDGVVVKRDVVSGEVVSTATTLFTVADTRQMWLTLAVRQEDAHYVQMGQAVLFEPSDAADETILRGTVAWLSTAADEQTRSVAVRATLENLDGELRANTFGTGRIVLREEPRAIMVPSEAIHWDGDCSIVFVRDKNWFQKDAPKFFHVRKVRLGVREDGATEIIAGLLPGEVIASKNSYVLQAQLLKSNLGAGCGCAHGH, encoded by the coding sequence ATGTCCACTGTCACCCAACAAGATTGGCCCTCGCCGGGCCACTCGGCGCCTGCGCCGCGACAACCGGGGCGCCTCCGCGCGTGGCTAGGCCGCATCGGCACGACCGGCGCGGTGCTGCTATTGCTCGGCGGCCTGGCGGCGGTCGGGCACTTCAGCGATTGGCAATTGCCAAAATTCTCTGAACTAATGAGCGGCGGCGCGGCCCAGCCCGAGATGTGGTGCACCACGCACAACGTGTCGGAGGCGGCCTGCATTGAGTGCAACCCGGCGCTAGCGCCGGTGGGCAAATGGCATGGCTGGTGCAAAGAGCATGGCGTGGCCGAGTGCCCGCTGGAACACCCCGAGGTGGCGCAGCTTGCCGCGACTCCGACGATCACGCCGGCCGACTTGGAGCGTGCCCGCCGCGCCTTGGACACGCGGCCCCGCGCTGAGAACAGCAGCCGCTGCCTGACGCATCAACGGCGGATTCAATTCGCCTCGGTCGAGGCCATGGAAAAGGCGGGGGTGGATATCGCCGTGGTCGAAGAGCGACCGCTGGTCGAGGCGATCTCGGCCAATGGCGAGGTGGTGTACGACGCCGACCGCGAGGCGCATTTGGCGAGCCGTTCCAATGGCACGGTGTGGCGCGTCGAAAAGCAGGTGGGCGATCCGGTGCGCCGGGGCGACATTTTGGCGCTGATCGACGCGTCGGAGGTGGGCCGCTACAAGGCCGACCTGCTCGAGGCGCTGCCGCAACTGCGGTTACAGCAATCGCATGTCGATCGGCTGACTCCCCTCTCGCGCGAGGGCGCCGTGCCGGGCAAGCAACTGCGCGAGGCGGAGGCCGCGCTCGAAGCGGCCAAGATCAGCATCCTGAGCGCGCAGCAGGCGCTGGTGAATCTGGGGCTGAGCATCGACGCCAAGGACCTGGTCAACCTGCCGGCCGAGGAAGTCGCGCGACAGATTCAGTTCCTGGGCCTGCCGAGTTTTGTGGTGGCTTCGATCGACACCAACACCACGACCTCCAACTTGCTGCCCGTGGTGGCGCCGCTGGATGGCGTGGTGGTGAAGCGCGACGTGGTGTCGGGCGAGGTGGTGAGCACCGCCACCACGCTGTTCACCGTGGCGGACACGCGGCAGATGTGGCTCACGCTGGCCGTGCGACAAGAAGACGCGCACTACGTGCAGATGGGGCAGGCGGTGTTGTTCGAGCCCTCGGACGCGGCGGACGAAACCATCTTGCGGGGCACAGTGGCCTGGCTCAGCACGGCGGCCGACGAGCAGACTCGCTCGGTGGCGGTGCGGGCAACGCTCGAAAACCTGGATGGCGAACTGCGGGCCAACACCTTTGGCACGGGGCGCATCGTGCTGCGCGAGGAGCCGCGGGCGATCATGGTTCCTAGCGAAGCCATCCACTGGGATGGCGATTGCAGCATTGTCTTCGTGCGCGACAAGAATTGGTTCCAGAAAGACGCGCCCAAGTTTTTTCACGTTCGCAAGGTGCGGCTGGGCGTGCGCGAGGACGGCGCCACCGAGATCATCGCCGGGCTGTTGCCGGGCGAGGTCATCGCCAGCAAGAACAGCTATGTGCTGCAAGCGCAATTGCTCAAGAGCAACCTTGGCGCCGGCTGCGGCTGCGCGCACGGGCACTAG
- a CDS encoding metallophosphoesterase: MKLFAISDLHVGHPENRQAIVDLPPHPDDWLIAAGDLGDSLEQIDDALALLTGRFAQVIWTPGNHDLYTVEDDGPRGVDRYQQLVELCRRRGVLTPEDDYPLWPGDGGPHVIAPTFALYDYSFRPDDVPEGREIAWALESNLFCSDETYLYPDPFANRRAWCAARVELTEARLAEVAWRHPLVLVNHWPLLREHAKLPAVPRFSIWCGTRRTEEWHRRFGAAVVVYGHLHIRRTTLQNDTRFEEVSLGYPRQWRQRRGLQSYLREILPGPSRKSWLPW; the protein is encoded by the coding sequence ATGAAGCTCTTTGCCATCAGCGATTTGCACGTCGGCCACCCCGAAAACCGGCAGGCGATCGTCGACTTGCCGCCACATCCCGACGATTGGCTGATCGCCGCCGGCGACTTGGGAGACAGTCTCGAACAGATCGACGACGCGCTCGCGCTACTGACTGGGCGGTTCGCTCAGGTGATCTGGACCCCCGGCAACCACGACCTCTATACCGTGGAAGACGATGGCCCGCGCGGCGTCGACCGCTACCAGCAGTTAGTGGAACTGTGCCGGCGCCGAGGCGTGCTTACGCCCGAAGACGACTACCCGCTCTGGCCGGGCGACGGGGGGCCGCACGTCATCGCCCCAACCTTTGCGCTCTACGACTACTCGTTTCGGCCCGACGACGTGCCCGAGGGACGCGAAATAGCCTGGGCGCTGGAGAGCAACCTGTTTTGCTCGGACGAGACCTATCTCTATCCCGATCCCTTCGCCAACCGCCGCGCGTGGTGCGCGGCGCGCGTCGAGTTGACCGAAGCCCGCCTGGCCGAAGTGGCCTGGCGGCACCCGCTGGTGCTGGTCAATCACTGGCCACTGCTGCGCGAGCATGCCAAGCTGCCCGCCGTGCCGCGTTTCTCCATCTGGTGTGGCACGCGGCGCACCGAAGAGTGGCATCGCCGGTTTGGCGCGGCGGTGGTGGTGTATGGCCACCTGCACATCCGCCGCACCACACTGCAAAACGATACGCGGTTCGAAGAAGTCTCGCTCGGCTACCCGCGCCAATGGCGACAGCGCCGCGGACTGCAATCGTACCTGCGCGAGATTCTGCCCGGCCCCAGCCGCAAAAGCTGGCTCCCCTGGTAG
- a CDS encoding serine hydrolase — protein MTGRKLAYGLLALTFAVCRPATGAEPLAGVDAYAAKAMADWQVPGMAIAVVKDDQVLLAKGYGTRKLGEDQPVDSQTLFAIGSASKAFTAAVLAILIDEQKLAWDDAAIRHLPNLVLYDPYVTRELTVRDLLCHRSGLARADMLWFGSDYNRDEVLRRLRYLKPSWSFRSHFGYQNIMYLAAGQLAAQVAGQSWDDQIKQRLFLPLGMKSSVTSTNDLAGRNNVATPHAKIDDQVQAIPYRNIDNVAPAGSINSCVDDMCQWLRLQLGQGVYAGNRLISEAAIAEMQAPQMTTPLDDEMRQKYPDAHLMAYGLGWFLHDYHGRKIVEHGGHIDGMSAQVMLAPEEKLGVVVLMNSGGSMLPRPMAFYLVDQLLGTSSRDWSAYELEQFQKQEAKDQAEKAKQEADRKTDTKPSLPLTDYAGAYTHELYGDAVVTCEQDKLVLARGPAFVADLSHWHYDTFLAQFRDRSLEPVLVTFALGADGRVGTLEWPTLGPYQRQQAK, from the coding sequence ATGACCGGTCGAAAACTTGCCTACGGGCTGCTGGCGTTGACGTTCGCTGTCTGCCGCCCGGCGACAGGAGCCGAACCGCTGGCGGGTGTCGACGCGTACGCCGCCAAGGCCATGGCCGACTGGCAAGTGCCCGGCATGGCCATCGCGGTGGTCAAAGACGACCAGGTGCTGCTGGCCAAAGGATACGGAACGCGCAAGCTGGGCGAGGACCAGCCGGTGGACAGCCAAACGCTGTTCGCCATCGGTTCGGCGAGCAAGGCGTTCACGGCGGCGGTGCTGGCGATCTTGATCGACGAGCAAAAGCTGGCCTGGGACGATGCGGCGATCCGTCACCTGCCAAACCTGGTGCTTTACGACCCCTATGTGACCCGCGAACTGACGGTGCGCGACCTGTTGTGCCACCGCTCGGGCTTGGCCCGCGCCGACATGCTTTGGTTTGGCAGCGACTACAACCGCGACGAAGTGCTGCGGCGGTTGCGCTACCTGAAGCCGAGTTGGAGTTTTCGCAGCCACTTTGGCTACCAAAACATCATGTACCTGGCGGCCGGACAACTGGCCGCGCAAGTCGCCGGCCAAAGCTGGGACGATCAGATCAAGCAGCGGCTGTTCCTGCCGCTGGGAATGAAGTCCAGCGTGACCAGCACCAACGACCTGGCGGGACGCAACAATGTGGCCACGCCGCACGCCAAGATCGACGACCAGGTGCAAGCGATCCCCTATCGCAACATCGACAACGTAGCGCCCGCCGGCTCGATCAACTCGTGCGTCGACGACATGTGCCAGTGGCTGCGGCTGCAACTGGGCCAAGGGGTCTACGCGGGCAATCGGCTCATCAGCGAGGCGGCAATCGCCGAGATGCAGGCGCCGCAAATGACCACGCCGCTCGATGACGAGATGCGGCAAAAATACCCCGACGCCCACCTGATGGCCTACGGACTCGGCTGGTTCTTGCACGATTATCATGGCCGCAAGATCGTCGAGCACGGCGGGCATATCGACGGCATGTCGGCCCAGGTGATGCTGGCGCCGGAGGAAAAACTGGGCGTGGTGGTGCTGATGAACAGCGGCGGCAGCATGCTGCCGAGGCCGATGGCGTTTTACCTGGTCGACCAGTTGCTAGGCACATCGTCGCGCGATTGGAGCGCCTACGAACTGGAACAGTTCCAAAAACAGGAGGCCAAGGACCAGGCGGAGAAGGCCAAGCAAGAAGCGGATCGCAAGACCGACACCAAGCCTTCGCTGCCGCTAACAGACTACGCGGGCGCCTACACCCACGAGTTGTATGGCGACGCGGTGGTGACCTGCGAGCAAGACAAGTTGGTGCTCGCCCGCGGGCCGGCCTTTGTGGCCGACTTGTCGCACTGGCACTACGACACCTTTTTGGCCCAGTTTCGCGATCGCTCACTGGAACCGGTATTGGTGACGTTTGCGCTGGGCGCCGACGGGCGAGTCGGCACGCTGGAATGGCCGACGCTGGGGCCGTATCAACGCCAGCAGGCGAAATAA
- a CDS encoding CusA/CzcA family heavy metal efflux RND transporter, with protein sequence MLNWIIDFSLRNRFLVILVVIAMAVMGGLSLRQIDIDAFPDTTPVQVQINTVAPALGPEEVEQQITFPIEQAISGLPGLHNVRSVSKFGFSQVVATFDDDVEIYFARQLLNERLATVELAAGIGRPKMGPVATGLGEILHYAVRGGGNDPTELRTIHDWFIRPKLRTVRGVAEVNSWGGFEKQYQVRIDPNRLIKHDLTFDDVIRAVQDNNRNVGGGAIREGTRSVLVHGVGRTTNLDEIRNIVVAAKDGVPIKVSDVADVEIGAEIRRGAVTVDGQGEVVMGLGFMLMGENPHQVTRALKQRLEEIKPSLPANVEIVSLYDRTELVDHVIHTVQKNLFEGGLLVIAVLFAFLGNLRAACIVALAIPLSMLFAFSGMWRFGIAASLLSLGAIDFGMIVDSSVVMVENCVRHIAHGDSERRRLVDIVRDAALEVRRPTMFGELIIMIVYLPILTLEGIEGKLFRPMALTVIFALLGSMFLSLTLMPVLASLLLPLKLRETEPLPMRIAHRLHAPLLRFSMNHKGAVMGFAACVLFIAFALIAPNLGSEFIPRLSEGAIAVSVVRLTGTDLADSVRYNTQMERAILAKFPDEVEHVWSRIGSAEIATDPMGVELTDLFIALKPREHWTQARTQAELTTKIEKHLRDLPGQRLAFLQPIELRMNEMVSGVRTDVAVKLYGDDLDVLTQKGAEIEAILRQIPGNADVAAEQLTGQPVLQIKVDQEQLARYGVPARAVTDVVESLGSKPLGEVVEGQLRFPLVVRLPEEMRDGADAIGSILIPTATGERLPLSRLATLRLVEGPATITREWGQRRMTVAVNVRGRDVGSFVAEAQRRIKNELKLPPGRYFVEFGGQFEHLQSARTRLMIVVPLAGLLIFGLLYLTYHNMIDALRVFTGVPFGWVGGIFALWLRDMPFSISAAVGFVALSGVAVLDDMILVSYVRQLRDRGLPLDQAVTQAAITRLRPVLMTTLVASLGFLPMAFNTGMGAEVQRPLATVVIGGVIGSMVMSLLVLRVLYLVFQFPGLRRASASAAPAPASELATV encoded by the coding sequence GTGCTGAATTGGATCATCGATTTTTCGCTACGCAATCGGTTCTTGGTCATCCTGGTGGTGATCGCGATGGCGGTGATGGGCGGGCTGTCGCTGCGACAGATCGACATCGACGCCTTTCCCGACACGACGCCGGTGCAGGTGCAGATCAACACCGTGGCGCCGGCCCTGGGGCCGGAAGAGGTGGAACAGCAGATCACCTTTCCGATCGAGCAGGCGATCAGCGGATTGCCCGGCCTGCACAACGTGCGCTCGGTCTCCAAGTTTGGCTTTTCGCAGGTGGTGGCGACGTTCGACGACGATGTCGAAATCTACTTCGCGCGGCAATTGCTCAACGAGCGCTTGGCCACGGTGGAGTTGGCGGCCGGCATTGGTCGGCCCAAGATGGGCCCGGTGGCGACGGGTCTGGGAGAGATACTGCACTACGCGGTGCGCGGCGGCGGCAACGACCCGACCGAACTGCGCACCATTCACGATTGGTTCATTCGCCCCAAGCTGCGCACCGTGCGCGGCGTGGCCGAGGTGAATAGCTGGGGCGGCTTCGAAAAGCAGTATCAGGTCCGCATCGATCCGAATCGGCTGATCAAGCACGACCTGACTTTCGACGACGTGATTCGCGCCGTGCAGGACAACAACCGCAACGTCGGCGGCGGCGCGATACGCGAGGGGACGCGCAGCGTGCTGGTGCACGGCGTGGGACGCACCACCAATCTGGACGAGATACGCAACATCGTGGTCGCCGCCAAAGACGGCGTGCCGATCAAAGTCTCCGACGTGGCCGATGTGGAGATTGGCGCCGAGATTCGCCGCGGCGCCGTCACCGTCGACGGTCAGGGAGAGGTGGTGATGGGGCTGGGCTTCATGCTGATGGGCGAGAACCCACATCAGGTGACTCGCGCCCTCAAGCAGCGGCTGGAAGAGATCAAACCGAGCTTGCCCGCCAACGTGGAGATCGTGTCGCTCTACGATCGCACCGAGTTGGTGGACCATGTGATTCACACGGTGCAGAAAAACCTGTTCGAAGGGGGTCTGTTGGTCATCGCGGTGCTGTTCGCCTTTTTGGGCAACCTGCGCGCGGCCTGCATCGTGGCCCTGGCCATTCCGCTGTCGATGCTGTTCGCGTTCTCGGGCATGTGGCGGTTTGGCATCGCGGCCAGCCTGCTCAGCCTGGGCGCCATCGATTTTGGCATGATCGTCGACAGCTCGGTGGTGATGGTCGAGAACTGCGTGCGGCACATTGCCCATGGCGATTCGGAACGGCGGCGCCTGGTCGACATCGTCCGCGACGCGGCGCTGGAAGTGCGCCGCCCCACGATGTTCGGCGAGCTGATTATCATGATCGTCTACCTGCCAATTCTCACGCTCGAAGGAATCGAAGGCAAACTGTTTCGCCCCATGGCGCTGACGGTGATCTTTGCGCTCTTGGGTTCGATGTTCTTGTCGCTGACCCTGATGCCGGTGCTCGCCAGCCTGCTGCTGCCGCTCAAGCTGCGCGAGACCGAACCGCTGCCGATGCGCATCGCGCATCGGTTGCACGCGCCGCTGTTGCGCTTTTCGATGAACCACAAAGGGGCGGTGATGGGCTTTGCGGCGTGCGTGCTGTTCATCGCCTTTGCGCTGATCGCGCCGAACTTGGGCTCGGAGTTCATCCCCCGCTTGTCCGAGGGCGCCATCGCCGTGAGCGTGGTGCGGCTCACCGGCACCGATCTGGCCGACTCGGTGCGCTACAACACGCAGATGGAGCGCGCCATCCTGGCCAAGTTCCCCGACGAGGTCGAACACGTGTGGAGCCGCATCGGCTCGGCCGAGATCGCCACCGATCCGATGGGCGTGGAGCTCACCGATTTGTTCATCGCCCTCAAACCGCGCGAGCACTGGACGCAGGCCCGCACACAGGCCGAGCTGACCACGAAGATTGAAAAGCACCTGCGCGATTTGCCCGGCCAACGACTCGCCTTTTTGCAGCCCATCGAGCTGCGCATGAACGAGATGGTGTCGGGCGTGCGGACCGACGTGGCGGTGAAGCTCTACGGAGACGATCTGGACGTGCTCACCCAAAAGGGCGCCGAGATCGAGGCGATCTTGCGGCAAATACCCGGCAACGCCGACGTGGCCGCCGAGCAACTTACCGGCCAGCCGGTGCTGCAGATCAAAGTCGATCAGGAGCAGTTGGCCCGCTATGGCGTGCCTGCTCGCGCGGTGACCGATGTGGTCGAGTCGCTGGGGAGCAAGCCGCTGGGCGAGGTGGTCGAGGGGCAATTGCGCTTTCCGCTGGTGGTGCGACTGCCCGAGGAGATGCGCGACGGGGCCGACGCCATCGGCTCGATCTTGATTCCGACCGCGACGGGGGAGCGACTACCGCTATCGCGGTTGGCCACGCTGCGGCTGGTCGAAGGCCCCGCCACCATCACTCGCGAATGGGGGCAGCGCCGTATGACGGTGGCGGTCAACGTGCGCGGCCGCGACGTCGGCAGTTTTGTCGCCGAGGCGCAGCGCCGCATCAAAAACGAACTTAAGCTGCCGCCCGGCCGCTACTTTGTCGAGTTCGGCGGGCAGTTCGAGCATCTGCAATCCGCCCGCACTCGACTGATGATCGTGGTGCCGCTGGCGGGGCTGTTGATCTTTGGATTGCTCTACCTCACCTATCACAACATGATCGACGCCTTGCGGGTATTCACTGGCGTGCCGTTTGGCTGGGTCGGCGGCATCTTCGCCCTGTGGCTGCGCGATATGCCGTTTTCGATTTCGGCGGCGGTGGGGTTTGTGGCGCTGTCGGGCGTGGCCGTACTCGACGACATGATCCTGGTTTCTTACGTCAGGCAACTGCGCGATCGCGGTTTGCCGCTCGATCAAGCGGTGACGCAGGCGGCTATCACTCGTTTGCGCCCGGTGCTGATGACCACGCTCGTGGCGAGCCTGGGATTTTTGCCGATGGCCTTCAACACCGGCATGGGCGCCGAGGTGCAGCGCCCCTTGGCGACGGTGGTGATTGGCGGCGTGATCGGCTCGATGGTGATGTCGCTGTTGGTGCTGCGGGTGTTGTATCTGGTGTTTCAGTTTCCCGGCCTGCGCCGCGCCAGCGCGTCCGCAGCGCCCGCGCCGGCCAGCGAGTTGGCCACGGTTTAA
- the fusA gene encoding elongation factor G, whose translation MELSKLRNIGISAHIDSGKTTLSERILFYAGRIHRIQEVRGEGATMDHMELEKERGITITSAATTVEWEDHQINLIDTPGHVDFTVEVERSLRVLDGAVLVLCAVGGVQSQSITVDRQMKRYHVPRLAFINKMDRTGSDPFRVTKQLKEKLDADAVLMQIPIGKEDKFQGVIDLITMKALYFDGKNGEKVRQEEIPADLQEQATEYRQHMLEALSMYSDELMEKLLAEEEIDEALIHDITRHAVQEQDMTPVFMGTAYRNAGVQPLLDAVIRYLPSPIDRKIKARTVVDEQEFPLEPDPKKPLVGMAFKIVDDPYGQLTFTRIYQGTIAKGETYFNQRTGRKERIGRLVRIHADKKEEIPQATAGDIVAVMGIDSASGDTYSSEQKYCSLERMFVPEPVIKMAVTPTTRDGVDRLGKALQRFSREDPTFRVMTDEETAETLISGMGELHLEIYVERIRREYNVEVEVGAPKVSYREAPTVAAAFNFRHKKQTGGSGQFAHIVGKLEVLTEEEGEAFIFEDNVVGGRIPREYIPSVEKGFRDSLSKGPVAGFPIVSVKGVLDDGSYHDVDSSDMAFQICARNCFRETFLQTKPVLLEPIMKIEIEVPTQFQGNVVGDLTSRRGMIVATEMKGLIATIEGEVPLAETFGYSTDLRSLTQGQGTFTMEFSKYRRVPPSIQTEVVAERKAMLVGAK comes from the coding sequence ATGGAACTCAGCAAACTGCGCAATATCGGCATCTCGGCCCATATCGACTCTGGCAAGACGACCCTGAGCGAGCGCATTCTGTTTTATGCCGGCCGCATTCACCGCATTCAGGAAGTGCGGGGCGAAGGCGCCACCATGGACCACATGGAACTGGAAAAAGAGCGCGGCATCACTATCACCAGCGCCGCCACCACGGTGGAGTGGGAAGACCATCAGATCAACCTGATCGACACGCCGGGCCACGTCGATTTCACGGTCGAAGTCGAGCGCAGCTTGCGCGTGCTCGATGGCGCCGTGCTCGTCTTGTGCGCGGTGGGTGGCGTGCAGTCGCAATCGATCACCGTCGATCGCCAGATGAAGCGCTATCACGTGCCGCGGCTGGCGTTCATCAACAAGATGGACCGCACCGGCAGCGACCCGTTCCGAGTGACCAAGCAACTCAAAGAGAAGCTCGACGCCGACGCGGTGCTGATGCAGATTCCGATCGGCAAGGAAGACAAGTTCCAAGGCGTGATCGACCTGATCACGATGAAGGCGCTCTACTTCGACGGCAAAAACGGCGAAAAGGTGCGGCAAGAAGAGATTCCCGCCGACCTCCAGGAGCAGGCCACCGAGTATCGCCAGCACATGCTGGAAGCGCTCTCCATGTACAGCGACGAGCTAATGGAAAAGCTGCTGGCCGAGGAAGAGATCGACGAGGCGCTGATCCACGACATCACCCGCCACGCCGTGCAAGAGCAGGACATGACGCCGGTGTTCATGGGCACCGCCTACCGCAACGCCGGCGTGCAGCCGCTGCTGGACGCGGTGATCCGCTACCTCCCGTCGCCGATCGATCGCAAGATCAAAGCCCGCACCGTGGTCGACGAGCAGGAGTTTCCGCTCGAGCCCGATCCGAAAAAGCCGCTCGTCGGCATGGCCTTCAAGATCGTCGACGACCCGTACGGGCAGCTTACCTTCACCCGCATCTACCAAGGCACGATCGCCAAGGGGGAGACGTACTTCAACCAACGGACTGGTCGCAAGGAGCGCATCGGCCGCCTGGTGCGCATCCACGCCGACAAGAAGGAAGAGATTCCGCAGGCCACGGCCGGCGACATTGTGGCCGTGATGGGCATCGACTCGGCCAGCGGCGACACCTATTCCAGCGAGCAAAAGTATTGCTCGCTGGAGCGGATGTTCGTCCCCGAGCCGGTCATCAAGATGGCCGTCACTCCCACCACCCGCGATGGCGTCGATCGGCTGGGCAAGGCGCTGCAGCGCTTCAGCCGCGAGGATCCCACGTTCCGCGTGATGACCGACGAAGAGACGGCCGAGACGCTGATCTCCGGCATGGGCGAGTTGCACCTGGAAATCTACGTCGAGCGGATTCGCCGCGAGTACAACGTGGAGGTCGAGGTCGGCGCCCCGAAAGTCAGCTACCGCGAGGCGCCGACGGTCGCCGCCGCGTTCAACTTCCGCCACAAGAAGCAGACGGGCGGCTCTGGCCAGTTTGCCCACATCGTCGGCAAGCTCGAAGTGCTGACCGAGGAGGAAGGCGAGGCCTTCATCTTTGAGGACAACGTGGTCGGCGGACGCATTCCGCGGGAGTACATCCCTTCGGTCGAGAAGGGTTTTCGCGATTCGCTCTCCAAGGGACCGGTGGCCGGCTTCCCGATCGTGAGCGTCAAAGGGGTGCTGGACGACGGCTCGTATCACGACGTCGACAGCTCGGACATGGCATTCCAGATCTGCGCCCGCAACTGCTTCCGCGAGACGTTCCTGCAGACCAAGCCGGTGCTGCTGGAGCCGATCATGAAGATCGAGATCGAGGTGCCGACGCAGTTCCAAGGCAACGTGGTGGGCGATCTCACCAGCCGCCGCGGCATGATCGTGGCGACCGAGATGAAGGGACTGATCGCGACCATCGAAGGCGAAGTGCCGCTGGCTGAAACCTTTGGCTATTCGACCGATCTGCGCAGCCTGACGCAGGGACAAGGGACCTTCACGATGGAGTTCTCGAAGTACCGCCGCGTGCCGCCGTCCATCCAGACCGAAGTGGTGGCCGAGCGCAAGGCGATGCTGGTCGGCGCCAAGTAA
- a CDS encoding RND transporter, whose amino-acid sequence MKSFYGLLMLSAAGGLFLSGCAKSEPAAPVAEATQASDGHDHGGWWCPEHGVPEEICALCSSKAAADCKAKGDWCAEHDRPDSQCFVCHPEHEAKFAAQYEAKYGEKPPAREM is encoded by the coding sequence ATGAAGAGCTTTTATGGCCTGTTGATGCTGTCGGCCGCCGGCGGATTGTTCTTGTCCGGTTGCGCCAAGAGCGAACCGGCGGCGCCGGTCGCCGAAGCGACCCAAGCCAGCGACGGCCACGACCACGGCGGTTGGTGGTGCCCGGAGCACGGCGTGCCCGAGGAAATCTGCGCGCTATGCAGCAGCAAAGCGGCGGCGGATTGCAAGGCGAAGGGAGATTGGTGCGCGGAGCACGATCGACCCGACTCGCAGTGCTTTGTCTGTCACCCCGAACACGAGGCAAAGTTCGCGGCGCAGTACGAGGCCAAGTACGGCGAAAAGCCGCCAGCGCGTGAGATGTAA